The proteins below come from a single Pieris brassicae chromosome 1, ilPieBrab1.1, whole genome shotgun sequence genomic window:
- the LOC123711880 gene encoding multifunctional protein ADE2: MAAPKEVAGCKLGSLIIEGKTKQVFDLPEQPEQCILINKDRITAGDGVKAHDMEGKAAISNQTNAKVFEILKAAGIKTAFVKMVSATAFISKKCDMVPIEWVTRRLATGSFLKRNPGVPEGFRFTPPKQETFFKDDANHDPQWSEEQIVSAKFNFNGLLIGQNEVDYMRQVTILVFEILEKAWALRDCALIDMKIEFGVDSDGNILLADVIDSDSWRLWPSGDKRLMVDKQVYRNLSNVTAADLDTVKRNFAWVKDQLDHLKPNVHHKVVIFMGSPADVEHCKKIAKVAKELGLDVDMRVTSAHKATEETLHIMQQYEDTHGALVFIAVAGRSNGLGPVLSGNTSYPVINCPPPSDKLVQDIWSSLSVPSGLGCATVIYPDSAALMAAQIIGIQDYIVWARLRVKQLEMAASLRVADKKIRNLSLE; encoded by the exons ATGGCAGCACCAAAGGAAG TCGCGGGCTGTAAGCTCGGTAGCCTGATCATCGAGggcaaaacaaaacaagtaTTTGACTTACCAGAACAACCAGAGCAATGTATTCTCATCAACAAAGACAGAATCACAGCCGGCGATGGTGTCAAAGCTCACGATATGGAGGGAAAAGCTGCCATTTCAAACCAAACTAACGCTAAGGTCTTCGAAATCCTAAAGGCAGcag GTATCAAAACAGCCTTTGTAAAAATGGTCTCAGCAACAGCGTTCATCTCGAAGAAATGTGATATGGTACCCATTGAATGGGTGACCAGGCGTCTCGCAACTGGTTCATTCCTTAAACGTAACCCTGGCGTACCAGAAGGGTTCCGTTTCACTCCACCTAAGCAGGAGACGTTCTTCAAGGACGATGCTAACCACGACCCTCAGTGGTCTGAGGAACAGATCGTTTCTGCTAAGTTCAATTTTAATGGACTTCTTATAG GTCAGAACGAAGTAGACTACATGAGGCAAGTAACAATCCTCGTTTTTGAAATCTTAGAGAAGGCTTGGGCTCTCCGCGATTGTGCACTAATCGATATGAAAATCGAGTTTGGTGTTGATTCTGATG GAAACATTCTCCTCGCTGATGTTATCGACTCGGACTCATGGAGGCTGTGGCCGTCTGGTGACAAAAGATTAATGGTTGACAAGCAG GTCTATCGTAACCTATCAAATGTCACCGCTGCCGACTTAGACACAGTGAAACGCAACTTCGCCTGGGTCAAAGACCAACTCGACCACTTAAAACCCAATGTTCACCACAAAGTCGTCATCTTCATGGGCTCCCCCGCTGATGTTGAACATTGCAAGAAGATCGCTAAAG TCGCCAAGGAACTAGGTCTGGATGTTGACATGAGAGTAACTTCAGCACACAAAGCGACAGAGGAAACTCTGCACATCATGCAACAATATGAAGACACACACGGTGCTCTTGTCTTTATTGCGGTTGCTGGCCGATCGAATGGCCTTGGACCAGTGCTATCTGGCAACACTTCGTATCCCGTTATTAACTGCCCCCCACCGTCGGATAAACTAGTTCAG GATATTTGGTCATCTCTATCTGTGCCGTCTGGTCTTGGCTGCGCAACAGTCATCTATCCAGACAGCGCTGCTCTGATGGCAGCTCAAATAATTGGTATCCAAGACTACATAGTATGGGCTCGTCTACGGGTAAAGCAACTGGAAATGGCAGCTTCCTTGAGAGTcgctgataaaaaaataagaaaccTTTCCTTggaataa